One genomic segment of Fischerella sp. PCC 9605 includes these proteins:
- a CDS encoding cation diffusion facilitator family transporter encodes MFNLMLHHHSQDCIHGCALNSEGSQFSEQKVRILGTALVLVLCFAGSELAIGYFCHSVALQAESGHMISDSFALSLSMVASWIAQRRSKDRANLGDRRVEVLAALFNSIGLVAIAIWIGIEAIASLQSPPADILSLPMLITAGIGLGVNGVNVVLLHDSSHHDLNMRGAFLHVIADLISSVGLILAAIAVWRMHWLWADGAISLFVSALIILSAIPLIVQSLNLLGKKPPSNLNVM; translated from the coding sequence GTGTTTAATTTAATGCTTCATCACCATTCGCAAGATTGCATTCATGGCTGTGCCTTGAACAGTGAAGGCAGTCAATTCTCTGAGCAGAAAGTTCGCATACTGGGGACGGCGTTAGTACTAGTTCTCTGCTTTGCCGGTTCAGAACTAGCGATTGGCTATTTCTGTCATAGTGTGGCTCTACAAGCTGAATCCGGTCATATGATCTCAGATAGTTTCGCGCTGAGTCTATCGATGGTGGCGAGTTGGATTGCTCAACGCCGATCCAAGGATCGCGCTAACTTGGGCGATCGGCGAGTAGAAGTGTTGGCAGCATTATTCAATAGCATTGGGCTAGTAGCGATCGCAATTTGGATTGGCATCGAAGCGATCGCATCTTTGCAATCTCCCCCTGCTGATATCCTGAGTTTACCTATGTTAATTACTGCTGGTATCGGACTAGGGGTGAATGGTGTGAATGTAGTTCTGTTGCACGATAGCAGTCACCATGACTTGAATATGCGGGGAGCTTTTCTGCATGTAATAGCAGATTTAATTAGTTCAGTTGGGTTGATTTTGGCAGCGATCGCTGTGTGGCGAATGCACTGGTTATGGGCTGACGGCGCAATTAGTTTATTTGTGTCAGCATTGATTATCCTGAGTGCAATTCCTTTAATAGTGCAAAGTCTAAATCTTTTGGGGAAAAAGCCACCCAGTAATTTAAATGTTATGTGA
- a CDS encoding peptidase domain-containing ABC transporter, protein MTYTKSTFQEFLATLEGFDQLSSEVIADLSQQLQPWRYRLGQKIIGKERISERVIIIYEGKARLLAYDPRTQQPTTLKLLQPGAILGEISLLREVACEIAIASTEVTCLTLSADEYLRLLSFQPFAEIRKNCCHLVEIFDVLGVQREVQALGSLNLKELAQDALAGAKVDYFYPGKTHVSQLDRESIWFISGGGTVKNFSCGSRLEFRNLQDTVEVQGKSPARLIGLRASDLQILNNTNAEITDEIEIPYAPYEEASPPQRTTVKSKQKLKKYPYSHGEGQLNSAIACFQMVSKHLEMPFRREVIRRILTEQMKRQSTISFQLCAYLAELIGLKAQLVDIPCDRITRIPTPALIRYGESYGVVYEASDRVVVLGVPSQGIQRWKPAELLAKLDVEESNYPPRIRVLLLSRTKATPQQRFGLQWFLPYLSRYRRVLLEVFVASFFVQLAGLANPLVIQLIIDQVINNNSINTLHILGALLLVVGLFEAILTTLRTYLFVDTTNRIDMSLGSEIIDHLLRLPLQYFERRPVGEISTRINELEHIRSFLTGTALTVGLDALFSVVYIIVMVIYSWKLTLVGLATIPVFIIITSIASPTIRKQLRTKAERNAETQSYLVEVMSGIQTVKAQNIELRSRFSWQERYARYVAAGFKTVVTSTLASSTSNFLNKLSSLLILWVGAYLVLQGELTLGELIAFRIISGYVTSPILRLAQLWQSFQETALSLERLSDIVDTPQEAEQDRYNIPLPAIEGVVKYENISFRFNRGGPLQLCNINLDFPSGKFIGIVGQSGSGKSTMMKLLLRLYEPESGRILIDGYDIAKVELYSLRRQVGVVPQETLLFDGTVQENIALTNPEATTDEIIAAAKIAAAHEFIMNLPNGYNTRVGERGAGLSGGQRQRIAIARSVLQRPKLLVLDEATSALDYPTERQVCLNLAEAFKGNTVFCITHRLNTILHADIIVVMDSGRVIEQGSHDELMALKGHYYYLYNQQEVNL, encoded by the coding sequence ATGACTTATACTAAAAGCACTTTTCAAGAATTTCTCGCCACACTTGAGGGTTTTGACCAATTATCAAGTGAAGTTATCGCAGATTTATCACAACAACTCCAACCTTGGCGCTATCGTCTAGGTCAGAAGATTATCGGCAAAGAAAGAATTTCTGAGCGAGTAATAATTATTTATGAAGGAAAAGCTCGCCTATTGGCATATGATCCCCGTACGCAACAGCCAACCACGTTAAAGTTGCTGCAACCAGGAGCAATTCTCGGCGAGATTAGTTTGTTGCGAGAAGTTGCCTGTGAGATAGCGATCGCTTCTACTGAAGTCACATGTTTAACGTTGAGTGCTGACGAGTATTTGCGCTTACTCTCCTTCCAGCCTTTTGCCGAGATTCGCAAAAACTGCTGCCACTTGGTGGAAATCTTTGATGTCCTTGGTGTGCAAAGAGAAGTGCAAGCTTTAGGCAGTTTAAATCTTAAAGAACTTGCTCAAGATGCTTTGGCAGGAGCGAAAGTAGATTATTTCTATCCAGGGAAAACCCATGTTAGTCAATTGGATCGCGAAAGCATCTGGTTTATCAGTGGCGGCGGAACTGTAAAGAACTTTTCTTGTGGTTCTCGTTTGGAATTCAGAAATCTGCAAGACACGGTTGAGGTTCAGGGGAAAAGTCCGGCACGATTGATTGGTTTGCGTGCGTCGGATTTACAAATACTAAACAACACTAACGCAGAGATAACGGATGAAATTGAAATTCCCTATGCACCTTACGAAGAAGCGTCACCACCACAACGCACTACCGTAAAAAGTAAACAAAAACTCAAAAAGTATCCGTATTCCCACGGTGAAGGACAATTAAATTCAGCGATCGCCTGTTTCCAAATGGTCTCGAAACATTTGGAAATGCCTTTTCGCCGCGAGGTGATTCGCCGTATCTTAACAGAGCAGATGAAACGACAGAGTACGATATCGTTTCAACTATGTGCTTACTTGGCAGAATTGATTGGACTCAAGGCGCAATTAGTAGATATACCTTGCGATCGCATAACGCGCATTCCCACCCCTGCACTGATTCGCTATGGCGAAAGTTATGGTGTTGTTTATGAAGCGAGCGATCGCGTTGTAGTTTTAGGTGTACCATCCCAGGGAATCCAGCGATGGAAACCTGCTGAACTGCTTGCCAAATTAGATGTAGAAGAAAGCAATTATCCGCCTCGGATAAGGGTATTACTACTTTCTCGCACCAAAGCAACACCCCAACAACGCTTTGGTTTGCAATGGTTTCTTCCCTATTTATCACGCTATCGCCGCGTACTTTTAGAAGTCTTTGTTGCTTCCTTCTTCGTGCAATTAGCAGGATTAGCGAATCCACTAGTGATTCAGTTAATTATTGATCAAGTAATTAATAATAATAGTATTAACACCCTGCATATTTTAGGTGCTTTACTATTAGTTGTAGGGTTGTTTGAAGCTATACTGACCACACTACGCACATATTTATTTGTTGACACTACCAATCGCATTGACATGAGTTTGGGGTCGGAAATTATCGACCACTTGCTGCGTCTACCACTGCAATATTTTGAACGCCGACCCGTCGGAGAAATTTCTACTCGCATCAACGAATTAGAACATATCCGCTCTTTTCTCACTGGTACTGCTTTAACAGTCGGGTTAGATGCACTATTTTCGGTGGTTTATATCATCGTGATGGTGATTTACAGCTGGAAATTAACCCTTGTTGGTTTAGCCACTATTCCAGTATTTATCATCATTACTTCTATTGCTTCTCCCACGATCAGAAAACAGTTACGAACCAAAGCCGAACGCAATGCCGAAACTCAATCTTATTTAGTTGAGGTAATGTCGGGAATACAAACAGTCAAAGCTCAAAATATTGAGTTGCGATCGCGCTTTTCTTGGCAAGAGCGTTATGCTCGTTATGTCGCAGCTGGTTTCAAAACGGTAGTCACATCTACCCTCGCTAGTTCTACTAGTAACTTTCTCAATAAACTAAGTAGCTTGTTAATTTTATGGGTAGGAGCTTATTTAGTACTCCAAGGGGAATTAACTTTAGGAGAATTAATCGCCTTTAGAATTATCTCAGGTTACGTCACTAGCCCCATATTGCGTTTGGCTCAACTTTGGCAAAGCTTCCAAGAAACCGCTCTATCTCTAGAGCGTTTAAGTGATATTGTTGATACACCCCAGGAAGCCGAACAAGACCGCTACAACATTCCCTTACCTGCCATTGAAGGAGTAGTGAAATATGAAAATATTTCCTTCCGCTTTAACAGAGGTGGCCCCTTGCAACTTTGCAATATCAATCTCGATTTTCCTAGTGGAAAATTTATCGGAATTGTTGGACAAAGTGGGTCGGGTAAAAGTACGATGATGAAGTTGCTGCTCAGGCTGTACGAACCAGAATCAGGCAGAATTTTAATTGATGGTTACGATATTGCCAAAGTAGAACTTTATTCCCTACGAAGACAAGTTGGAGTAGTTCCTCAAGAGACGCTGTTGTTTGACGGTACAGTGCAAGAAAACATTGCTTTGACAAATCCCGAAGCAACAACAGACGAAATAATTGCAGCTGCAAAAATCGCAGCCGCTCACGAATTTATTATGAACTTGCCAAACGGTTATAATACGCGAGTAGGCGAACGGGGTGCTGGACTTTCTGGCGGACAAAGACAAAGAATTGCCATTGCTCGTTCGGTTTTACAAAGACCAAAGTTATTAGTATTAGACGAAGCAACTAGCGCCTTAGATTACCCCACAGAACGGCAAGTTTGTCTAAATTTAGCAGAAGCATTTAAGGGAAATACAGTATTTTGTATTACCCATCGTCTGAATACTATTTTACATGCAGATATTATTGTTGTAATGGATTCTGGAAGAGTTATAGAACAAGGAAGTCATGATGAATTAATGGCTTTAAAAGGCCATTATTATTACCTATACAACCAACAAGAAGTGAATTTGTGA
- a CDS encoding MarR family transcriptional regulator — protein MSSSQSKRAELIDALSQAGRKLSTRTVMFHSAIAQRVGLSTTDHKALDILIRTGPITAGQLAELTGLTTGAITGVIDRLEKVGFVRREKVSNDRRRVLIQPLEERADLAIAPLFDSFSQAMAELYSRYSDQELAVVLDFMIRSTTILQEETAKLQEEATAARKPEQAEVTERESHS, from the coding sequence ATGTCAAGCAGTCAATCAAAACGTGCTGAGCTGATCGACGCTCTCAGTCAGGCGGGGCGCAAACTTAGCACGCGGACGGTGATGTTTCACTCTGCGATCGCGCAACGGGTAGGGCTGAGTACCACAGACCACAAAGCCCTGGACATCCTAATTAGGACAGGACCTATCACCGCCGGACAACTCGCCGAACTCACCGGTCTCACCACAGGCGCGATCACCGGCGTCATCGATCGGCTGGAAAAAGTAGGCTTTGTAAGGCGTGAGAAAGTCTCGAACGACCGACGGCGCGTGCTTATCCAACCACTAGAAGAGAGAGCCGATCTTGCCATCGCTCCCCTGTTCGACTCGTTTTCACAAGCGATGGCTGAACTTTACTCGCGCTACAGCGACCAAGAGCTTGCTGTCGTCCTTGACTTTATGATCCGGAGCACTACAATACTCCAAGAGGAAACCGCTAAACTCCAGGAGGAAGCAACAGCAGCCCGAAAGCCAGAGCAGGCCGAAGTTACTGAGCGTGAGAGTCATTCTTAA
- a CDS encoding HlyD family efflux transporter periplasmic adaptor subunit produces the protein MNGNSCNGKHRNGTKIDARVLTYEKPKNSEAPLIDSENHKENQEYQDDKFEQSVVLRQSPVWSRAIMLSMIGLACVGIGWASFAKIEQVVPATGQLKPEGTVKEIQAPVSGVVKKVYVKDGQQVKPDDLLLIFDSTATNAELNSLNKIRAALIQENQVYRRLIDADSTEISEIELLEREKLSREAAFLLKSRAALIAENKLLRTELKNSGSSATDLGIDEQERLQTAKKELDSRSAAAQLEIEQIKKKLAQNQVKLNDAKASLDIEDKIFGKLKTLSEEGAIAELQYLQQQKKVQNLTAQVAELVEEQQRLQFDIEQGQQELKNTVAGSNKKVLAQIADNKKRIAEIDSQLTKIMLDNEKQLADVNSKISQAETNVKYQELRAPVAGVVFDLQAKNSGFVAKGSEELLKIVPSDKFIAEAFITNKDIGFVRKGMKVDVRIDSFPFSEFGDIKGEVISVGSDALPPTETHPYYRFPATIRLNKQSLSVKGKSISLQSGMSISANIKIREERRVISIFTELFTKQVESLKQVR, from the coding sequence ATGAATGGCAATTCTTGTAACGGCAAGCATAGAAACGGAACAAAAATAGATGCACGTGTACTTACATATGAAAAACCAAAAAATTCAGAAGCGCCTTTAATTGACTCAGAAAATCACAAAGAGAATCAAGAATATCAAGATGATAAATTTGAGCAATCCGTTGTGCTACGCCAATCTCCAGTTTGGTCGCGTGCAATTATGCTGAGCATGATCGGGTTAGCTTGTGTTGGAATTGGTTGGGCAAGTTTTGCTAAAATTGAACAAGTAGTTCCAGCAACTGGTCAATTAAAGCCGGAAGGAACTGTTAAAGAAATTCAAGCACCAGTCAGTGGAGTGGTGAAAAAAGTTTATGTTAAAGATGGGCAGCAGGTAAAACCCGATGATTTGCTGCTGATTTTTGATTCCACTGCTACCAATGCTGAATTAAATTCTTTAAACAAAATTCGTGCTGCTTTGATTCAAGAGAATCAGGTTTATCGTCGATTAATAGACGCAGATTCTACTGAAATCAGTGAAATTGAATTATTAGAACGAGAAAAATTGTCAAGGGAAGCTGCTTTTTTGCTAAAAAGTCGGGCAGCTTTAATTGCAGAAAATAAGTTATTGCGAACAGAATTAAAAAACTCTGGCTCTAGTGCGACAGACTTAGGAATTGACGAGCAAGAACGTTTACAAACAGCCAAAAAAGAATTAGATTCTCGCTCTGCTGCGGCACAATTGGAGATTGAACAAATTAAGAAAAAACTTGCTCAAAATCAAGTTAAACTTAATGATGCAAAAGCAAGTTTAGATATAGAGGATAAGATTTTCGGTAAACTTAAAACTTTATCAGAAGAAGGTGCGATCGCAGAACTTCAATATCTCCAACAGCAAAAAAAGGTGCAAAACCTCACAGCACAAGTAGCAGAATTAGTTGAGGAACAGCAACGCCTACAGTTTGATATTGAGCAAGGACAGCAGGAATTGAAAAATACGGTTGCTGGTTCTAATAAAAAAGTACTGGCTCAGATAGCTGATAATAAAAAGCGCATTGCCGAGATTGACAGCCAATTAACTAAAATTATGCTCGACAATGAAAAACAATTGGCAGACGTCAACAGTAAAATTTCGCAAGCAGAAACAAACGTCAAATATCAGGAACTCCGTGCTCCTGTAGCCGGAGTTGTTTTTGATTTGCAAGCGAAAAATTCTGGATTTGTGGCAAAGGGCAGTGAAGAATTACTCAAAATTGTCCCAAGCGATAAATTTATTGCTGAAGCTTTCATCACCAATAAAGATATTGGTTTCGTGCGGAAAGGAATGAAGGTAGATGTCAGAATTGACTCCTTTCCTTTTAGCGAATTTGGTGATATCAAAGGAGAAGTGATTTCGGTAGGTTCGGATGCATTACCACCAACTGAAACACATCCATACTATCGTTTTCCGGCAACAATTCGCTTGAATAAACAATCACTAAGTGTGAAAGGTAAAAGCATTTCTTTACAATCAGGAATGTCTATTTCTGCTAATATTAAGATACGCGAAGAACGCAGAGTAATTAGTATTTTCACTGAACTGTTTACCAAGCAAGTTGAGAGTCTTAAACAGGTGCGTTAA
- a CDS encoding SgcJ/EcaC family oxidoreductase codes for MSLPLTSNSAEEAAIRQTVQKMQDGHNTRNGTLFASAFAAEHDYIVIDGTFLPNITRQDNARSHQALYDGDRSSLGGNLGEVTMQLDVAKTRFLTPKLAVVHIQGQAGLTDQPDKRAKNIISTVMQKRADDWEIVAFHNAPIQKQEEDDFGFVIDLEGFEGKNLHNDREKE; via the coding sequence ATGTCATTACCTTTAACCTCGAACTCGGCTGAGGAGGCTGCAATTCGTCAAACCGTGCAGAAGATGCAGGACGGTCATAATACAAGAAACGGTACTCTGTTCGCCTCCGCTTTTGCCGCAGAGCATGACTACATTGTCATCGACGGTACATTTTTACCAAACATCACACGGCAAGACAATGCTCGCTCTCACCAGGCACTTTATGATGGCGATCGCAGTTCTTTGGGAGGAAATCTTGGAGAAGTGACTATGCAACTAGACGTTGCCAAAACTCGCTTCCTCACACCAAAGCTTGCAGTTGTGCATATTCAAGGCCAAGCTGGTCTAACAGATCAGCCAGACAAACGGGCAAAGAACATCATCTCCACAGTTATGCAGAAACGAGCTGATGACTGGGAAATTGTGGCATTCCACAACGCACCTATACAAAAGCAGGAAGAGGACGACTTCGGCTTTGTGATTGACCTTGAGGGCTTCGAGGGCAAAAATCTACATAACGATAGAGAAAAAGAATAA